Below is a window of Candidatus Binataceae bacterium DNA.
GGCCGAGCAAGCCGAAGTCGGCGCATTTTTTCCAGGACTCAAGCGAAAAGATGCCGGGCGCGTCGCGCTGATCGATATCGCCATTGAGCTGCGCGCGAGCGAATTCCAGCACCGAAGCGCGCAACTGTTTCTGTTCAGGATTCAGGCCAAAATCCATCTGAGACTCGCGTGCGATGGGGCTTAAGAGCCGGCGATCGCGCCTTCGAGGGCGTAACTCGGACGGAGCGCGAGCACCCAGCTGACGGCGCGCTCGACCACTTCCTGCTGCCGCTCGACGTCGAGCACGGAATGCACGCGACCGGGCCAAATCTCAATTTTGAGCCGCTGACGGGTCGCCGCGTCGAGCCGGGTAAAGAGATGCTCTTCGGCGACCTGAAAGGTTTTGTACTCCTCGTCCTCGGTGCCGTACAGAAACAGGGCGCAGGCGCGCGACTTGACCAGGAGATCGAAATTCTGCTGGAAGCTGACGGCGAGCTTATCGTCGCCCAGCGCGCGACCGAGCGTCCCGCGCAGCGCAATTTTAATGGCGCGGCGCGCCAGCTTTCGCGTCGAGACGGAAAACAGCACCTGCCGCCAGCGCTCGGGGTCGAGCGCCCAGCGCGTCATGTTGTGCCAGGTGTAAACGTCGGACGAGGGCAGGCGGGTGACGGGCGACGACATGATGATCAGACCCTCGATCGCCGCGGCTTCGCCGTCGAAGGCGGAGAGCGCAGAAAGCCCGTCGAGACAGGCGCCCCACATCACGAAGCGCGTATGGCCAAAGTTCTCGCGCGCATATTTTATAGCGGTCAATGATTCGTACTGACGGGGTTTCTCCGGGTTGATTGGCAGATCCTCGCCTTCACTTTCGCCCCAGCCGTTCTGATCGAAGCGCAGACAGGCGAAGCCGTTTGTGGCGAGCCGCCGCGCGGCCTGCACGGTCATGCGGCGATGCTCGAAACGCGGCCGCGAGAGCATCACGACACAGAGGTCAGCAGGCACCACCTCCGGCGCCGGCGGCGTGTAGATACCGATGAGCTGACCACGCGGCCCAGCCATCATGAAGGCGCGTTCCGCGCGCGCCCGCGCTAGCTCTTGCGGAGTTTCACGCCAAGGCATCGAGCCAAGCTCCTGTTTGCTCTAACAGCGGGATTGAGACCCACGGAATCCGCCAGAATTGCCAGCCCGGTTCCTCGCTGATACGCACCGAGGTAACCTTCGCGCCGCGCCCTTCAAGAGCCGCCGCGAGGTTTTGGTTGTCGGGCGTCATGCTCATCCGCGGCTGGATCTGCGCGATCAAAGTCGGCCCATTCCAGCCTTCGATCGTGGCGGCGAGGTTGGCGTCGCGCGAACTTAAGTAGAATTTCTCGTGCAAATAGGTTGCGTGGATATCGGCGCGGCCGTCGCGCTCGACGCGCTTGAGCACGTCGTCGGCGGTTTCGCCGAGTTTCTGGCCGCGCGCAACCGCGGCAAACAGTAGGCCGCGGACGAACTGGCGGAAATAATCCTGTCCGCGATGGACCGGTTCCCACAGAATCAGTCCGGCGCCGTCCGGATAGCGACTCAGCGCAGTCGCAGCGACGAGCGTGCCGAAACGCACGCCCATAAAGACGACTCGTTTGGCCCCCGACTGCTCGCGCACGCAAGCTGCGGCGTTGAGTGCGTCCTCGACGAGTCCCTCGAGCGTTACCTCGGCAAAGTCGCCCGACGAGTCGCCGTGGCCACGCGAATGATAGAGCATCGCAGGATAGCCCATCGCCGCGGCGCCGCGCACCGCCAGCGCCAGCATGCGGGTTGGGACCATGTGCTCCAGACCGATACTGTGGCAGGCGACGATCGCAGGAACGTCCGCAATGACGGCCGCGGCAGCGGCGGGACGCGGTTTCGCCGGCGGACAATAGAACCCGTAGAGCGGGCGTCCGGCGGACGAAAAAAACAGCGGTTTTGGCTCGACCCCCATTCGCATTGAAAACCGGCACTGAAGATCTGGCACTGAAAACCTGACTTTCCGAAGCAGGTTGTAGCTTATGCAAAGGCCAAAGTTGTTTCAACGAATATTCTTGAAAGGCCGCAACGGGACTCGCAATTTCAATCCCGTCGTGGAATCTTCAAGCGTTCCGAAACGCCCGACGCCGGCGTAAACTTGACATGCAAAAACAGCGCGGGGCTGCTCGTTCGCGCTGCATATACCGGATTTGGTGATGAATCGCGAAAGGCCATTGAAGCTTCCTGCTTTTCTTGGCGTGGGGCCGCCACGTACTGGCACAACGTGGCTGCACGAAACGATAGTCGGTCACGCCAATCTGCCGCGGGCCAACAAAGAGATAAAGTTTTTTGATCGCCATTACGATCTGGGGCTTGATTGGTATGCGGCGAATTTCGATCAGACCTCGAGTCTCGTCACTGGCGAGATCTGTCCAACCTACTTCGCGTCGGCGGTGGCGCGTGAACGAATTGCGCAACTTACCCCGCGGCCAAAGATAATCTGCACCTTCCGCGATCCGGTGGTGCGGGTCTTCTCTCTCTATAAGATGAAGCGGACCTACGGAGATATAACCTGCGACTTCAAGGACGCGATCGAGAGTGATCCCGAACTGCTGGAGTCGGGCCGTTACGCCTATCATCTGGCGGAGTGGCGGCGGATTTTCGGCGAGGAGAATGTGCTCGCGGCGTTCTACGATGACTTCGCGCTCGATTCGCAGAGCTACGTTGATCGGATCGCCGACTTTGCCGGCATCCCGCGCTTCAAGCTCGCCGACGAGAGTTCGCGCAAAATCCATTCGTCGGAGGGGACGGTCTACCCGCGCAGCCTGATGATCACGCGGATCGGCTCGCGGACCGCCGACTGGCTCAAGGCGCGCCATCTCGGCAACGTCGTCGAGGGCGTCAAGCGGTCGCGGCTGATGGGTTTGTTCGTTGGCGGCAACGATCCGATCCCGCCGCTCTCGAAGGACTTCGCGGGTGAATTGCGGATGCGCTTCAGGGCCGAGATCGAAGCGCTCGAGCAGCTGGTCCGCCGCGACCTCTCGGCCTGGAAGTCAGCACCCGCCGCCGGATAAAGTCCGAACTACATCTCGCTCGCAGCAACGGGGCCGAGGGAACACCCTCGGCCCCGTTGTACTTGTCCAGTCGTCACTGGTGAAGAATTTCACCTCTGGCGAAACGC
It encodes the following:
- a CDS encoding sulfotransferase, with product MNRERPLKLPAFLGVGPPRTGTTWLHETIVGHANLPRANKEIKFFDRHYDLGLDWYAANFDQTSSLVTGEICPTYFASAVARERIAQLTPRPKIICTFRDPVVRVFSLYKMKRTYGDITCDFKDAIESDPELLESGRYAYHLAEWRRIFGEENVLAAFYDDFALDSQSYVDRIADFAGIPRFKLADESSRKIHSSEGTVYPRSLMITRIGSRTADWLKARHLGNVVEGVKRSRLMGLFVGGNDPIPPLSKDFAGELRMRFRAEIEALEQLVRRDLSAWKSAPAAG
- a CDS encoding alpha/beta hydrolase; protein product: MGVEPKPLFFSSAGRPLYGFYCPPAKPRPAAAAAVIADVPAIVACHSIGLEHMVPTRMLALAVRGAAAMGYPAMLYHSRGHGDSSGDFAEVTLEGLVEDALNAAACVREQSGAKRVVFMGVRFGTLVAATALSRYPDGAGLILWEPVHRGQDYFRQFVRGLLFAAVARGQKLGETADDVLKRVERDGRADIHATYLHEKFYLSSRDANLAATIEGWNGPTLIAQIQPRMSMTPDNQNLAAALEGRGAKVTSVRISEEPGWQFWRIPWVSIPLLEQTGAWLDALA
- a CDS encoding alpha/beta hydrolase, which codes for MPWRETPQELARARAERAFMMAGPRGQLIGIYTPPAPEVVPADLCVVMLSRPRFEHRRMTVQAARRLATNGFACLRFDQNGWGESEGEDLPINPEKPRQYESLTAIKYARENFGHTRFVMWGACLDGLSALSAFDGEAAAIEGLIIMSSPVTRLPSSDVYTWHNMTRWALDPERWRQVLFSVSTRKLARRAIKIALRGTLGRALGDDKLAVSFQQNFDLLVKSRACALFLYGTEDEEYKTFQVAEEHLFTRLDAATRQRLKIEIWPGRVHSVLDVERQQEVVERAVSWVLALRPSYALEGAIAGS